A genomic window from Scophthalmus maximus strain ysfricsl-2021 chromosome 17, ASM2237912v1, whole genome shotgun sequence includes:
- the st8sia6 gene encoding alpha-2,8-sialyltransferase 8F isoform X2, translating into MRGQLLRSLVSLMITLLCVGSLLTTLICNVEPHKPPPQKKSAPQPSDPCNGCGEIINKVLERYSQPWKKREDNYQKFRSQLGSKCHGLDKAIVTQGNTPVGAKLVYDGEKKRSLQVTPEIFSTFTKERPFSNKTWDTCAVVGNGGILTNSSCGPMIDAAQFVIRCNLPPLANGYETHVGVKTDLVTANPSILVEKYGALMGRRRPFVESLRSYGDSLLLLPAFSYGHNTPVSLRAAYSIEDFGSPARPIFFNPEYLQSLAVFWGSRGLRAVRLSTGIIMASLALEVCTNVHLYGFWPFGHHPHGLHALTNHYYDDRQTKKKFHAMPAEFDLLLRLHSQGVLRLHLGDCRPADG; encoded by the exons CAATGTGGAACCTCACAAACCGCCCCCTCAGAAGAAGAGCGCCCCTCAGCCCTCCGACCCTTGCAATGGCTGCGG ggAAATCATCAACAAAGTTCTGGAGCGCTACTCCCAACCGTGGAAGAAGCGAGAGGACAACTACCAAAAATTCAg ATCTCAGCTCGGGAGCAAGTGCCACGGGTTGGACAAGGCCATCGTCACCCAGGGCAACACCCCGGTGGGCGCGAAGCTCGTGTACgacggggagaagaagaggagcctCCAGGTGACCCCGGAGATTTTCAGCACCTTCACAAAG GAGCGTCCCTTCTCCAACAAAACATGGGACACGTGCGCCGTCGTGGGGAACGGGGGGATCCTGACCAACAGCAGCTGCGGGCCCATGATCGACGCGGCCCAGTTCGTCATCAG GTGCAACCTGCCTCCGCTGGCCAACGGCTACGAGACACACGTGGGCGTCAAGACTGACCTCGTGACCGCGAACCCGAGCATCCTCGTCGAGAA GTACGGGGCCCTGATGGGGCGCCGGCGTCCGTTCGTGGAGAGCCTGCGGAGCTACGGcgactcgctgctgctgctccccgcCTTCTCCTACGGCCACAACACGCCCGTCTCCCTGCGCGCCGCCTACTCCATCGAGGACTTCGGGAGCCCCGCGCGGCCCATCTTCTTCAACCCCGAGTACCTCCAGAGCCTGGCCGTCTTCTGGGGCTCGCGGGGCCTGAGGGCGGTGCGCCTCAGCACCGGCATAATCATGGCCAGCCTGGCCCTGGAGGTGTGCACCAACGTGCACCTGTACGGCTTCTGGCCCTTCGGCCATCACCCGCACGGCCTCCACGCGCTCACCAACCACTACTACGACGACAGGCAGACCAAGAAGAAGTTCCACGCCATGCCGGCCGAGTTCGACCTCCTGCTGCGGCTGCACAGCCAGGGGGTGCTCAGGCTTCACCTGGGAGACTGTCGACCGGCCGACGGGTAG
- the st8sia6 gene encoding alpha-2,8-sialyltransferase 8F isoform X1 — MRGQLLRSLVSLMITLLCVGSLLTTLIWYVFNDNNVEPHKPPPQKKSAPQPSDPCNGCGEIINKVLERYSQPWKKREDNYQKFRSQLGSKCHGLDKAIVTQGNTPVGAKLVYDGEKKRSLQVTPEIFSTFTKERPFSNKTWDTCAVVGNGGILTNSSCGPMIDAAQFVIRCNLPPLANGYETHVGVKTDLVTANPSILVEKYGALMGRRRPFVESLRSYGDSLLLLPAFSYGHNTPVSLRAAYSIEDFGSPARPIFFNPEYLQSLAVFWGSRGLRAVRLSTGIIMASLALEVCTNVHLYGFWPFGHHPHGLHALTNHYYDDRQTKKKFHAMPAEFDLLLRLHSQGVLRLHLGDCRPADG; from the exons CAATGTGGAACCTCACAAACCGCCCCCTCAGAAGAAGAGCGCCCCTCAGCCCTCCGACCCTTGCAATGGCTGCGG ggAAATCATCAACAAAGTTCTGGAGCGCTACTCCCAACCGTGGAAGAAGCGAGAGGACAACTACCAAAAATTCAg ATCTCAGCTCGGGAGCAAGTGCCACGGGTTGGACAAGGCCATCGTCACCCAGGGCAACACCCCGGTGGGCGCGAAGCTCGTGTACgacggggagaagaagaggagcctCCAGGTGACCCCGGAGATTTTCAGCACCTTCACAAAG GAGCGTCCCTTCTCCAACAAAACATGGGACACGTGCGCCGTCGTGGGGAACGGGGGGATCCTGACCAACAGCAGCTGCGGGCCCATGATCGACGCGGCCCAGTTCGTCATCAG GTGCAACCTGCCTCCGCTGGCCAACGGCTACGAGACACACGTGGGCGTCAAGACTGACCTCGTGACCGCGAACCCGAGCATCCTCGTCGAGAA GTACGGGGCCCTGATGGGGCGCCGGCGTCCGTTCGTGGAGAGCCTGCGGAGCTACGGcgactcgctgctgctgctccccgcCTTCTCCTACGGCCACAACACGCCCGTCTCCCTGCGCGCCGCCTACTCCATCGAGGACTTCGGGAGCCCCGCGCGGCCCATCTTCTTCAACCCCGAGTACCTCCAGAGCCTGGCCGTCTTCTGGGGCTCGCGGGGCCTGAGGGCGGTGCGCCTCAGCACCGGCATAATCATGGCCAGCCTGGCCCTGGAGGTGTGCACCAACGTGCACCTGTACGGCTTCTGGCCCTTCGGCCATCACCCGCACGGCCTCCACGCGCTCACCAACCACTACTACGACGACAGGCAGACCAAGAAGAAGTTCCACGCCATGCCGGCCGAGTTCGACCTCCTGCTGCGGCTGCACAGCCAGGGGGTGCTCAGGCTTCACCTGGGAGACTGTCGACCGGCCGACGGGTAG
- the gjc1 gene encoding gap junction gamma-1 protein has translation MSWSFLTRLLEEIHNHSTFVGKLWLTVLIVFRIVLTAVGGESIYYDEQSKFVCNSGQPGCENVCYDAFAPLSHVRFWVFQIILVAMPSLMYMGYAVNKIARLDEAKGGAGSAAVRTGGGGYTHRKPRKICFGARQHRGIEEAEEDQEDDPMIYEVPEIEPSKRPRDPLQPTPRPKIRHDGRKRIQDEGLMRVYVLQLVTRTVLEAGFLAGQYLLYGFRVTPVFVCSGKPCPHSVDCFVSRPTEKTIFLRIMYGVTVLCLTLDVWEMLHLGIGSICDILRQRRCPAQEDEYQLGLLGPSGGVEGSAGVPGPEAGSEGGVGGDGAADYVGYPFSWNTPSAPPGYNIVVKPEQMPYTDLSNAKMACKQNRANIAQEEQQQFGSNEDNFPTGGEARVALNKDMIQQAHEQLEAAIQAYSQQHRAEEQLGDNRDDKPQSNIIQAQPQPQALPQKERKHKFKHGKGGGSGGGSSSNSSSSKSGEGKPSVWI, from the coding sequence ATGAGCTGGAGCTTCCTCACgcggctgctggaggagatccaCAACCACTCCACCTTCGTGGGGAAGCTGTGGCTCACCGTGCTCATCGTCTTCCGCATCGTGCTCACCGCGGTCGGGGGCGAGTCCATCTACTACGACGAGCAGAGCAAGTTTGTCTGCAACTCGGGCCAGCCGGGCTGCGAGAACGTCTGCTACGACGCCTTCGCCCCGCTGTCGCACGTGCGTTTCTGGGTCTTCCAGATCATCCTGGTGGCGATGCCGTCTCTCATGTACATGGGCTACGCCGTCAACAAGATTGCACGATTGGACGAGGCCAAAGGAGGCGCCGGGTCCGCGGCGGTCCGCACGGGAGGAGGGGGCTACACGCACAGGAAGCCCAGGAAAATCTGCTTCGGGGCGCGGCAGCACCGGGGCATcgaggaggccgaggaggaccaggaggacgaCCCCATGATCTACGAGGTGCCGGAGATCGAGCCCTCGAAACGGCCGAGGGATCCGCTGCAGCCCACGCCCAGGCCCAAAATCCGGCATGACGGGCGCAAGCGCATCCAGGACGAGGGCCTGATGCGGGTCTACGTCCTGCAGCTGGTGACGCGCACGGTGCTCGAAGCGGGCTTCCTCGCGGGCCAGTACCTGCTGTACGGGTTCCGCGTGACGCCGGTGTTCGTGTGCTCGGGGAAGCCGTGTCCTCACAGCGTCGACTGCTTTGTGTCGCGGCCCACGGAGAAGACCATCTTCCTGCGCATCATGTACGGCGTCACCGTCCTCTGCCTCACGCTCGACGTCTGGGAGATGCTCCACCTCGGCATCGGCTCCATCTGCGACATTCTGCGGCAGCGGCGCTGCCCAGCTCAGGAGGACGAGTACCAGCTGGGTCTGCTGGGCCCCAGTGGCGGTGTGGAGGGCTCCGCGGGGGTGCCGGGGCCCGAGGCGGGCTCCGAGGGAGGGGTGGGCGGCGACGGGGCCGCGGACTACGTGGGTTACCCCTTCTCGTGGAACACGCCGTCGGCTCCACCCGGCTACAACATTGTGGTCAAACCGGAGCAGATGCCCTACACGGACCTGAGCAACGCCAAAATGGCGTGCAAGCAGAACCGGGCCAACATTgcccaggaggagcagcagcaatTTGGCAGCAACGAGGACAACTTCCCCACCGGAGGGGAGGCCCGCGTGGCCCTGAACAAAGACATGATCCAGCAGGCTCACGAGCAGCTGGAGGCGGCCATCCAGGCGTACAGTCAGCAGCACCGGGCGGAGGAGCAGCTCGGGGACAACCGGGACGACAAGCCCCAGAGCAACATCATCCAGGCCCAACCTCAGCCACAGGCCCTGCCGCAGAAGGAGCGCAAGCATAAGTTCAAGCACGGCAAGGGAGGCGGCAGCgggggaggcagcagcagcaacagcagcagcagcaaatcgGGAGAGGGCAAGCCCTCCGTGTGGATTTAA